Proteins from a genomic interval of Lysobacter stagni:
- a CDS encoding Tex family protein encodes MQDPKKFSAQLAAKIARLIADEIAAQPQQAQAAIALLDEGATVPFIARYRKEVTGGLDDTQLRNLETRLTYLRELEDRRAAVLASIEEQGKLTDELRADIETADSKARLEDLYLPYKPKRRTRAQIAREAGLEPLADGLLADPTLAPEEFAAGFVDAEKGVNDVKAALDGARAILMERWGEDAALVGELRTWLGEVGVIRSRVAEGKEAAGEKFRDYFDHAEPLSKIPSHRLLALFRGRREEFLFLDLDPGSDADAGHVQGEGRVAVHAGIKAQGRAADKWLLDSCRLTWKAKLHLHLTLDLFAQAREKAEAEAIDVFGDNLKDLLLAAPAGPKAVLGLDPGLRTGVKVAVVDRTGKLVDTATIYPHEPKRQWDQSLMVLRALSAKHQVELIAIGNGTASRETDKLAGDLIKLAPELKMQKIVVSEAGASVYSASEFAAKEFPDLDVSIRGAVSIARRLQDPLAELVKIEPKAIGVGQYQHDVDQFKLARALDARVEDCVNAVGVDVNTASAALLTRVSGLSSTIAQNIVVYRDANGAFKSRKELLKVPRLGDKTFEQCAGFLRIADGDQPLDASSVHPEAYPVVERILKQCGREVKQLIGDAPMLRGLKAEQFIDETFGVPTVRDILKELEKPGRDPRPEFKAARFADGVEDIKDLREGMVLEGVVSNVAAFGAFVDIGVHQDGLIHISALSDKYVKDPREVVKAGDIVKVKVLEVDVARKRIALTRRLDDTAPAPRGPREERDPRSGGPRRDGGRDARGAGANAARANTPPPMNNALAAAFAKAKKS; translated from the coding sequence ATGCAGGACCCCAAGAAGTTCAGCGCGCAGCTCGCCGCGAAAATCGCCCGCCTCATCGCCGATGAGATCGCCGCCCAACCGCAGCAGGCGCAGGCCGCCATCGCCCTGCTCGACGAAGGCGCGACCGTGCCGTTCATCGCGCGCTACCGCAAGGAAGTCACCGGCGGTCTCGACGACACGCAGCTGCGCAATCTGGAAACGCGACTGACCTACCTGCGCGAGCTGGAAGACCGTCGCGCCGCCGTGCTGGCGAGCATCGAAGAGCAGGGCAAGCTCACCGACGAGCTTCGCGCCGACATCGAGACCGCCGACAGCAAGGCGCGCCTGGAAGACCTGTACCTGCCCTACAAGCCCAAGCGCCGCACGCGTGCGCAGATCGCGCGCGAAGCCGGGCTGGAACCGCTCGCCGACGGCCTGCTGGCCGATCCCACGCTCGCGCCGGAGGAATTCGCCGCCGGCTTCGTCGATGCGGAGAAGGGCGTGAACGACGTGAAGGCCGCGCTCGACGGCGCGCGCGCGATCCTGATGGAACGCTGGGGCGAAGACGCGGCGCTGGTCGGCGAGCTGCGCACCTGGCTGGGCGAGGTCGGCGTGATCCGTTCGCGCGTGGCCGAAGGAAAGGAAGCCGCCGGCGAGAAGTTCCGCGATTACTTCGACCACGCCGAACCGCTGTCGAAGATTCCCTCGCACCGGCTGCTCGCGTTGTTCCGCGGCCGTCGCGAAGAGTTCCTGTTCCTCGACCTCGACCCGGGCAGCGATGCCGACGCCGGCCACGTGCAGGGCGAAGGCCGCGTCGCGGTGCACGCAGGCATCAAGGCGCAGGGCCGCGCCGCCGACAAGTGGCTGCTGGATTCGTGCCGCCTGACGTGGAAGGCCAAGCTGCACCTGCACCTCACGCTCGACCTGTTCGCGCAGGCGCGCGAGAAGGCAGAGGCCGAGGCCATCGATGTGTTCGGCGACAACCTCAAGGACCTGCTGCTGGCCGCGCCGGCCGGGCCGAAGGCGGTGCTGGGCCTGGACCCGGGCCTGCGCACGGGCGTGAAGGTCGCCGTGGTCGACCGCACGGGCAAGCTTGTCGACACCGCGACCATCTACCCGCACGAACCCAAGCGGCAGTGGGACCAGTCGCTGATGGTGCTGCGCGCACTGAGCGCGAAACACCAGGTCGAGCTGATCGCCATCGGCAACGGCACCGCCTCGCGCGAGACCGACAAGCTGGCGGGTGATCTCATCAAGCTCGCGCCGGAACTGAAGATGCAGAAGATCGTCGTCAGCGAAGCGGGCGCGTCGGTGTACTCCGCCTCGGAATTCGCGGCGAAGGAATTCCCCGACCTCGATGTCTCGATCCGCGGCGCGGTGTCGATCGCGCGACGCCTGCAGGATCCGCTGGCGGAACTGGTGAAGATCGAACCCAAGGCCATCGGTGTGGGCCAGTACCAGCACGATGTGGACCAGTTCAAGCTGGCGCGCGCGCTGGACGCGAGGGTCGAGGACTGCGTGAACGCGGTCGGCGTGGATGTGAACACCGCTTCGGCCGCGCTGCTCACGCGCGTGTCGGGACTGTCGTCGACCATCGCGCAGAACATCGTCGTGTATCGCGACGCGAACGGCGCGTTCAAGTCGCGCAAGGAACTGCTCAAGGTGCCGCGTCTGGGCGACAAGACGTTCGAGCAGTGCGCGGGCTTCCTGCGCATCGCCGACGGCGACCAGCCGCTGGATGCCTCGTCCGTGCATCCGGAGGCCTATCCGGTGGTGGAGCGCATCCTCAAGCAGTGCGGTCGCGAAGTGAAGCAGCTCATCGGCGATGCGCCGATGCTGCGTGGCCTGAAGGCCGAACAGTTCATCGACGAGACGTTCGGTGTGCCGACGGTGCGCGACATCCTCAAGGAGCTCGAGAAGCCCGGACGCGATCCGCGCCCGGAATTCAAGGCCGCGCGCTTCGCCGACGGCGTGGAGGACATCAAGGACCTGCGCGAGGGCATGGTGCTGGAAGGCGTGGTGAGCAACGTCGCCGCATTCGGCGCGTTCGTCGACATCGGCGTGCACCAGGATGGCCTGATCCACATCTCCGCGCTGTCGGACAAGTACGTGAAGGACCCGCGCGAAGTGGTGAAGGCAGGCGACATCGTCAAGGTGAAGGTGCTGGAGGTCGATGTCGCGCGCAAGCGCATCGCATTGACGCGTCGCCTCGACGACACCGCGCCCGCACCGCGCGGCCCGCGCGAGGAGCGCGATCCGCGTTCCGGCGGCCCGCGCCGCGACGGTGGCCGCGATGCGCGGGGTGCCGGTGCCAACGCCGCCCGCGCGAACACGCCGCCGCCCATGAACAACGCGCTGGCCGCGGCGTTCGCGAAGGCAAAGAAGTCTTGA
- a CDS encoding CHAD domain-containing protein: MSELDAAREALADTDLHEGVHRARKSVRRVRASLALAGGILGPGAAMLDRELRGLNEGLSTLRDAHALVETLDRLRARRVSAETKALLDRAREAAVAARDACTTDALRSDPGLIVRRALLDVLRAALPALAWERATSAGLRMAVADADERTRRARERAQHSGKDTDWHRWRRRARRASQQRRAMDAVGLRVVAAPKAFDKRTTERLGEAQDLSLLRDHCGRESPFSLDDRKALRRYSADALERLRSRIAVAPG; the protein is encoded by the coding sequence GTGTCCGAACTGGACGCCGCCCGCGAAGCGCTGGCCGATACGGATCTGCACGAAGGCGTGCACCGCGCGCGCAAGTCCGTGCGCCGCGTGCGTGCCTCGCTCGCGCTGGCCGGCGGCATCCTCGGCCCGGGTGCGGCGATGCTCGACCGCGAACTGCGCGGGTTGAACGAGGGCCTGTCCACGCTGCGCGACGCGCACGCGCTGGTCGAAACACTGGACCGTCTGCGCGCCCGCCGCGTGAGCGCGGAGACGAAAGCTCTGCTGGATCGCGCGCGTGAGGCCGCGGTCGCCGCGCGCGACGCATGCACGACCGATGCGCTGCGATCGGACCCCGGACTGATCGTCCGCCGCGCGCTGCTGGATGTACTGCGCGCGGCGTTGCCGGCGCTGGCCTGGGAACGTGCGACGTCCGCCGGGTTGCGCATGGCCGTCGCCGATGCGGACGAACGCACGCGCCGCGCTCGCGAACGCGCCCAGCACAGCGGCAAGGACACCGACTGGCATCGCTGGCGCCGCCGCGCCCGCCGGGCCTCCCAGCAACGCCGTGCGATGGACGCCGTCGGCCTGCGCGTGGTGGCGGCCCCGAAGGCGTTCGACAAGCGCACCACCGAGCGCCTGGGCGAAGCGCAGGACCTGAGCCTGCTGCGCGATCACTGCGGGCGTGAATCCCCATTCAGCCTGGACGACCGCAAGGCGCTGCGGCGGTACAGCGCCGATGCACTGGAGCGGCTGCGCAGCCGCATTGCCGTCGCCCCGGGCTGA
- a CDS encoding PLP-dependent aminotransferase family protein, giving the protein MTPQEPVFEFPLDIGATGANRTRLLHEQLRTAILEQRLRAGTELPSTRRVASAYRIARNTVIAAYDLLLAEGYVVTRAGAKAVVADVVSRPAASVRRATRRADRAPRLGATWQPPSWSSAVQAGDEWTTGFRLGVPDHRAFPFDVWRRLLSRAFHPRHGASLGYQPPHGRPRLREAIAGHVSFARAVSCRGEDVIVTSGARQAFDLLARLLIEPGRTTVAVEDPGYPTVHATMSAAGARVVPVPVDSEGLRVDQLPGDARLIYVTPSHQYPTGVAMSMARRRALLGFAREHDTWIIEDDYDGEFRYGARPLDALQTLDREGRVIYVGTFSKSVFPSLRIGYVVAPPWLRDALAAAKEGADTCGNGPLQDALADFILEGHLARHVRRMRKVYAARRAALNAAFDGPLSRWFEPVASEAGIHVTARLSDADGANALIPRILEHAPGAIPLHALARRDDAMAGIAFGIGCIDEDAIADRLDALARSLAR; this is encoded by the coding sequence ATGACCCCGCAGGAACCAGTTTTCGAGTTTCCGCTGGACATCGGCGCGACCGGTGCGAACCGCACGCGCCTGCTGCACGAACAGCTGCGCACCGCCATCCTCGAACAGCGCCTGCGCGCCGGCACCGAACTGCCGTCCACGCGCCGCGTCGCCTCGGCCTATCGCATCGCGCGCAACACGGTCATCGCCGCGTACGACCTGCTCCTCGCGGAGGGGTATGTGGTCACGCGTGCCGGCGCGAAGGCGGTGGTGGCCGACGTGGTGTCGCGACCTGCCGCATCGGTCCGGCGCGCGACGCGGCGCGCGGACCGTGCACCGCGCCTGGGGGCGACATGGCAGCCGCCGTCATGGAGCAGCGCGGTCCAGGCCGGCGATGAATGGACCACCGGCTTCCGCCTCGGCGTGCCGGACCATCGGGCGTTTCCATTCGATGTGTGGCGACGCCTGCTGTCGCGGGCGTTCCATCCGCGCCATGGTGCATCGCTGGGTTATCAGCCCCCGCACGGACGACCCCGCCTGCGTGAAGCCATCGCGGGGCATGTGTCGTTCGCACGCGCGGTGTCGTGCCGCGGCGAGGACGTGATCGTGACCTCCGGTGCGCGACAGGCATTCGACCTGCTCGCGCGCCTGCTGATCGAGCCCGGTCGCACCACCGTCGCGGTCGAGGATCCCGGCTACCCCACGGTGCATGCAACGATGTCGGCCGCAGGCGCCCGCGTGGTCCCGGTGCCGGTGGATTCGGAAGGACTGCGCGTCGATCAGTTGCCCGGCGACGCGCGACTGATCTACGTGACGCCGTCGCACCAGTATCCGACCGGCGTGGCGATGTCGATGGCGCGTCGTCGCGCCCTGCTCGGCTTCGCGCGCGAGCACGATACGTGGATCATCGAGGACGACTACGACGGCGAGTTCCGCTACGGAGCGCGCCCGCTCGACGCGCTGCAGACGCTGGATCGCGAGGGTCGCGTGATCTACGTCGGCACGTTCTCCAAGAGCGTGTTTCCGTCGCTGCGCATCGGTTACGTCGTCGCGCCGCCGTGGCTGCGCGACGCGCTGGCCGCCGCGAAGGAAGGCGCGGACACCTGCGGCAATGGCCCACTGCAGGATGCCCTGGCCGATTTCATCCTCGAGGGCCATCTCGCGCGGCACGTGCGTCGCATGCGCAAGGTCTACGCGGCGCGGCGCGCGGCTCTGAACGCCGCGTTCGACGGTCCGCTGTCGCGCTGGTTCGAGCCGGTCGCGTCCGAAGCGGGCATCCACGTGACGGCACGGCTGAGCGATGCGGACGGCGCCAACGCGCTGATCCCGCGCATCCTCGAGCACGCGCCGGGCGCGATTCCGCTGCACGCGCTGGCGCGACGCGACGATGCGATGGCGGGCATTGCGTTCGGGATCGGATGTATCGACGAGGACGCGATCGCGGATCGCCTGGACGCGTTGGCGCGATCGTTGGCGCGGTGA
- a CDS encoding calcium-dependent protein kinase 21, with protein sequence MDRTHLHTPARIRAGVLFFIALVWGADAGAQSIPMTLNRAPVPASDAAPAPVAPPVVERPAVEASTDYVARMDADHDGRVSLLEYQDWLSYAFTRMDANGDGLLSVDELPGGRGTPISLVDHRRTLAERFARQDRNRDGFLDAQELLAPPQ encoded by the coding sequence ATGGATCGCACGCACCTGCACACGCCCGCGCGGATCCGCGCGGGCGTTCTGTTTTTCATCGCACTCGTCTGGGGCGCCGATGCCGGCGCCCAGTCGATCCCGATGACGCTGAACCGCGCGCCCGTGCCGGCGTCCGATGCCGCACCCGCGCCCGTCGCACCGCCGGTGGTCGAACGTCCCGCCGTCGAAGCCAGCACCGACTACGTCGCACGCATGGATGCAGACCATGACGGTCGCGTGTCCCTGCTCGAATACCAGGACTGGCTGAGTTACGCCTTCACCCGCATGGACGCGAACGGCGACGGCCTGCTGTCGGTGGACGAACTTCCCGGCGGCCGCGGCACGCCCATCAGTCTGGTCGATCACCGCCGCACGCTGGCCGAACGCTTCGCCCGGCAGGACCGCAACCGCGACGGTTTCCTCGACGCCCAGGAACTGCTCGCTCCACCGCAGTGA
- a CDS encoding cupin domain-containing protein, whose translation MTAFSRTPLQDFLPARIAATADTPWIPMSVEKSWKPLRFLKDGRGFVELLRMRPGAVMPLHRHTGEIHAYNLAGTRTLCTGEVIGPGDYVYEPPGNTDWWKVTGEEEMTALVVVIGAVEFIDAGGNVKSRADAHSQLQAYRDHCVRHGLALRDLVD comes from the coding sequence ATGACCGCGTTCAGCCGCACCCCGCTGCAGGACTTCCTCCCCGCCCGGATCGCCGCCACCGCCGACACGCCCTGGATTCCCATGAGCGTGGAGAAGTCCTGGAAGCCGCTGCGCTTCCTCAAGGACGGCCGCGGCTTCGTCGAACTGCTGCGGATGCGGCCGGGCGCGGTCATGCCCCTGCATCGCCATACCGGTGAGATCCACGCCTACAACCTCGCCGGCACGCGCACGCTGTGCACGGGCGAGGTGATCGGCCCCGGCGACTACGTCTACGAACCGCCCGGCAACACCGACTGGTGGAAAGTGACGGGCGAGGAGGAGATGACCGCGCTGGTGGTGGTTATCGGCGCGGTGGAGTTCATCGATGCGGGCGGCAACGTGAAGTCGCGCGCCGACGCGCATTCGCAGCTCCAGGCCTACCGCGACCATTGCGTGCGGCACGGGCTGGCGCTGCGCGATCTGGTCGACTGA
- a CDS encoding DesA family fatty acid desaturase, whose product MPASLFDFLAGGLLQATWGQLLIYLLVVTQLTIFSVTLYLHRSQAHRAVDFHPVLAHFFRFWTWLTTSMITKEWAAIHRKHHAKCETEEDPHSPQFKGIDTVMWRGVELYREARGQREDIEKYGKGCPDDWIERHLYTPYATFGPTLLAFISFALFGFMGLAVWALQMLWIPFWAAGVVNGLGHWWGYRNFETTDTATNLTPWGFWIGGEELHNNHHAFPSSAKFALRKWEFDIGWSAIKVLEKVRLAKVLRVAPTLDVRPNIAMPDGETLKALLAIRFQAMTDYYRSVTLPSLREAKLKLPRKLRHGLADGGRWLDDDKRAKLQAWLAERPKMATLADFRQRLAQVLDDRSHDAQATLARLHAWCTEAEASGIQTLQAFSARMKGYALAPARTA is encoded by the coding sequence ATGCCCGCTTCCCTGTTCGATTTCCTCGCTGGCGGCCTGCTGCAGGCCACCTGGGGACAGCTGCTGATCTACCTGCTGGTGGTCACCCAGCTCACGATCTTCTCGGTCACGTTGTACCTGCATCGTTCGCAGGCGCACCGCGCGGTCGATTTCCATCCGGTGCTGGCGCACTTCTTCCGCTTCTGGACGTGGCTGACCACCTCGATGATCACGAAGGAGTGGGCGGCGATCCATCGCAAGCACCACGCCAAGTGCGAGACCGAGGAAGATCCGCACAGCCCGCAGTTCAAGGGCATCGACACGGTGATGTGGCGCGGCGTGGAGCTCTACCGCGAAGCGCGCGGCCAGCGCGAGGACATCGAGAAGTACGGCAAGGGCTGCCCGGACGACTGGATCGAGCGCCACCTCTACACGCCGTACGCCACGTTCGGCCCGACGCTGCTGGCGTTCATCAGCTTCGCGCTGTTCGGCTTCATGGGCCTGGCGGTGTGGGCGCTGCAGATGTTGTGGATCCCGTTCTGGGCCGCGGGCGTGGTCAACGGCCTGGGCCACTGGTGGGGCTACCGCAATTTCGAGACCACCGACACCGCGACCAATCTCACGCCGTGGGGTTTCTGGATCGGCGGCGAAGAGCTGCACAACAACCACCACGCTTTCCCGTCGTCGGCGAAGTTCGCGCTGCGCAAGTGGGAATTCGACATCGGCTGGAGCGCGATCAAGGTGCTGGAGAAAGTGCGCCTGGCCAAGGTGCTGCGCGTGGCGCCGACGCTGGACGTGCGCCCCAACATCGCCATGCCCGACGGCGAGACGCTCAAGGCATTGCTGGCCATCCGCTTCCAGGCGATGACCGACTACTACCGCAGCGTCACGCTGCCTTCGCTGCGCGAGGCCAAGTTGAAGCTGCCGCGCAAACTGCGACACGGCCTGGCCGACGGCGGTCGCTGGCTCGATGATGACAAGCGCGCCAAGTTGCAGGCCTGGCTGGCCGAACGTCCGAAGATGGCCACGCTGGCCGATTTCCGCCAGCGTCTGGCGCAGGTCCTGGACGATCGTTCGCACGACGCGCAGGCCACGCTTGCCAGGCTGCATGCCTGGTGCACCGAGGCCGAGGCCAGCGGCATCCAGACGCTGCAGGCGTTCTCGGCGCGCATGAAGGGGTATGCGCTGGCACCGGCGCGCACGGCCTGA
- a CDS encoding MBL fold metallo-hydrolase, with protein MPCFICETCGTQYAPSDAPPAHCPICEDERQYVGWNGQTWTTHDALAARHRLRIEDDAGLLGIGIAGEFAIPQRALLLPTDAGNLLWECVSLVTEEAVAALKARGGVDRIVISHPHFYSAMVEWSEALGGVPILLHEADRQWVMRPSERIEFWHGDALRLSDDVTLVRAGGHFDGSTALHWARGPRAGGALFPGDALQVVLDRRHVTFMYSYPNYIPMKTGDVRAMEARLRGFAFEDVYGYTWGRNILGGGRDAVDASFDRHLAAVA; from the coding sequence ATGCCCTGCTTCATCTGCGAAACCTGCGGCACCCAGTACGCACCATCCGACGCACCGCCCGCGCACTGTCCGATCTGCGAGGACGAGCGCCAGTACGTCGGCTGGAACGGACAGACATGGACCACGCATGACGCGCTGGCGGCGCGGCATCGCCTGCGCATCGAGGACGACGCGGGTCTGCTGGGCATCGGCATCGCCGGCGAGTTCGCCATTCCGCAACGCGCGCTGTTGTTGCCGACGGACGCGGGCAACCTGCTGTGGGAGTGCGTGAGCCTGGTCACCGAGGAAGCCGTCGCGGCGTTGAAGGCGCGCGGTGGCGTGGACCGCATCGTGATCTCGCATCCGCACTTCTACAGCGCGATGGTGGAATGGAGCGAAGCGCTCGGCGGCGTACCGATCCTGCTGCACGAAGCCGACCGGCAATGGGTGATGCGCCCGTCCGAGCGCATCGAGTTCTGGCACGGCGATGCGTTGCGCCTGTCCGACGACGTCACGCTGGTCCGCGCCGGCGGCCACTTCGACGGCAGCACCGCGCTGCACTGGGCCCGTGGTCCACGAGCGGGCGGCGCGCTGTTCCCCGGCGACGCGCTGCAGGTGGTGCTGGACCGGCGCCATGTGACCTTCATGTACAGCTATCCGAACTACATCCCGATGAAGACCGGCGACGTGCGCGCGATGGAAGCGCGGCTGCGCGGGTTCGCGTTCGAGGATGTCTACGGATACACCTGGGGCCGCAACATCCTTGGCGGCGGCCGCGATGCGGTGGACGCGTCGTTCGACCGTCATCTGGCGGCGGTGGCCTAG